The Candidatus Bathyarchaeota archaeon genome includes a region encoding these proteins:
- a CDS encoding chemotaxis protein CheA, translating into MSFDNDQYRELFIEEAKEHIDTITKSMLILEKEPENQEVVNMLFRSAHTLKGSSGMMGFKDFQELTHAMEDIFDDMRKGSKPSSNLISLLLECVDALTQRLDNIQNHVEGEINYEDYKAKLHSMKSELSGISNQPPPQKPQTPQPTPQTENKQQEKAEIKQEPAQPAPNQEEKCYTVNLKFTSDCGFKTIRAGMVLDKINEVAKVVKSVPEKNDLDEQKLSDGFKLMVTSKFDEKTIENCAKQVLEVEEVSVAFCPDKAATLNAMSTQAQVQATLKPENNYNVTVENKAVTKVAVDTQTAQTVRVKFDQLDKLMNLVGELVINKIALLQVTADNHHSDGLKRITENIDRLTADLQDLVMQVRMVPVSQVFDRFPRLVRDLSLKEKKKIDLIMEGREIEVDRSVLDEIGEPLIHLLRNSVDHGIELPEERQANNKNETGQIVLSALRNGNQVIIEVYDDGAGIDPEKIKISAAKKGVATQAELDKMSREQLINLIFLPGFSTAKEITETSGRGVGMDVVKTKIQALGGTVHVDSQVGKGTRTTIKLPITLAIIQAILVTDTKETFAIPTSQVSEIVRVKKSEVQKLGKTEAIVVRDRVIPMVHLHRLLNLPESDEEELEVLIIYLGDENSKMALAVDSVLRQQDILVKSLSDALSGIKGISGATILGDGQVVLVLDVSQFVKRNRNA; encoded by the coding sequence ATGTCTTTCGATAACGACCAATACAGAGAACTATTCATTGAAGAAGCCAAAGAGCACATAGACACAATCACAAAGTCAATGCTAATTCTAGAAAAGGAACCTGAAAATCAAGAGGTCGTTAACATGCTCTTCCGCTCAGCCCACACACTCAAGGGCTCCTCGGGCATGATGGGCTTTAAGGATTTTCAAGAACTCACCCACGCCATGGAAGACATATTCGACGACATGAGAAAAGGAAGCAAACCCTCCTCCAACCTAATCAGTTTGCTCTTAGAATGCGTCGATGCACTCACACAACGTCTTGACAACATCCAAAACCACGTCGAAGGCGAAATAAACTATGAAGATTACAAAGCCAAACTACATTCAATGAAGTCTGAATTAAGCGGCATTTCAAATCAACCCCCACCTCAAAAACCCCAAACACCACAACCCACCCCTCAGACAGAAAACAAACAGCAAGAAAAAGCAGAAATCAAACAAGAACCCGCTCAACCTGCACCTAATCAGGAAGAAAAATGCTATACAGTTAACCTCAAGTTTACCTCTGACTGCGGATTCAAAACCATACGCGCCGGTATGGTTCTTGACAAAATCAACGAAGTCGCCAAAGTCGTTAAATCTGTTCCAGAAAAAAATGACCTAGACGAGCAGAAGTTAAGTGATGGCTTTAAGCTGATGGTTACAAGTAAATTTGACGAAAAAACCATAGAGAACTGTGCAAAACAGGTGCTTGAAGTCGAAGAAGTCTCTGTTGCATTCTGCCCCGATAAAGCTGCAACCCTTAATGCAATGTCCACTCAGGCGCAGGTGCAGGCCACTTTGAAGCCTGAAAATAACTACAACGTTACCGTCGAAAACAAGGCTGTTACTAAGGTAGCCGTTGACACCCAAACAGCTCAAACGGTCCGGGTAAAATTCGATCAACTCGACAAACTGATGAACCTGGTTGGCGAATTAGTTATTAACAAAATTGCTCTTCTTCAGGTAACCGCAGACAACCACCACAGCGACGGATTAAAGCGAATCACCGAAAACATCGACCGCTTAACCGCTGACCTCCAAGACCTCGTTATGCAAGTTCGCATGGTCCCAGTAAGCCAAGTCTTCGACAGGTTCCCCCGATTAGTACGTGACCTCTCTCTTAAGGAGAAAAAGAAAATAGATTTGATCATGGAAGGCCGAGAGATTGAGGTTGACCGCTCAGTCCTCGACGAAATCGGCGAACCACTCATTCACTTGCTTAGGAACAGTGTTGACCACGGCATTGAGTTGCCAGAGGAAAGACAAGCAAACAACAAAAACGAAACAGGTCAAATCGTGCTTTCTGCACTGCGAAACGGCAACCAAGTCATCATAGAAGTCTACGACGACGGCGCAGGCATCGACCCCGAAAAGATCAAGATTTCAGCCGCCAAAAAAGGCGTCGCAACACAAGCGGAACTAGACAAGATGAGCAGGGAGCAACTCATAAACCTGATTTTCTTGCCTGGGTTCTCAACTGCCAAAGAGATAACTGAAACAAGCGGCAGAGGCGTAGGCATGGATGTGGTAAAAACAAAAATCCAAGCCTTAGGCGGCACCGTACATGTGGACAGCCAAGTTGGGAAAGGAACACGAACCACAATTAAACTGCCCATTACGCTGGCAATCATTCAAGCGATTTTGGTGACAGATACTAAAGAAACCTTCGCTATACCCACAAGCCAAGTTTCAGAAATCGTTCGGGTTAAAAAATCTGAAGTACAGAAACTAGGCAAAACGGAAGCCATAGTCGTGCGTGATCGTGTAATTCCGATGGTGCATCTTCACAGACTGCTCAACCTGCCTGAATCTGACGAAGAAGAACTTGAGGTGTTAATCATATATTTGGGTGACGAAAACAGCAAAATGGCGCTTGCAGTGGATTCAGTGCTTCGTCAACAGGATATACTGGTGAAATCGCTAAGCGATGCTTTGTCAGGTATCAAGGGCATCAGTGGCGCAACAATCTTAGGCGATGGGCAAGTGGTCCTCGTGTTGGATGTTAGCCAATTCGTTAAGCGTAACAGAAACGCTTAA
- a CDS encoding glutaminyl-peptide cyclotransferase — translation MKKLQITAIIVVLTVVVVGASGIFLGSHLSQTEPTPTPHATSTPTPSPIQTATPFPSTSTSPNPSATPTTTPTGVAPTYTYQIINTYPHDTNAFTQGLVFHQGVLYESTGGYGNSYLRRVDISSGNVLQEFKLSNAFFGEGLALVNNSLIQLTWLEHTGFVYDKETFSLVGNFSYNTEGWGLTYDGTKLIMSDGSSTLYFMDPTTYAITGQITVKDGNKPVNYLNELEYVNGDVYANIFLEQKIAIFNPQTGQVKSWIDLSGIHQSSDLNSVLNGIAYDQQNDRLYITGKNWPNLYQIKIVQK, via the coding sequence ATGAAAAAACTGCAAATTACCGCCATAATTGTAGTTTTAACTGTGGTTGTGGTAGGTGCATCAGGCATTTTTCTTGGTAGTCATCTATCGCAAACCGAACCAACCCCCACACCCCATGCCACATCCACTCCAACGCCGTCGCCAATTCAAACTGCTACCCCTTTTCCCTCTACTTCAACTTCTCCAAACCCCTCAGCGACGCCCACAACAACACCCACCGGAGTGGCCCCAACATACACATACCAAATTATCAACACTTACCCGCATGATACCAACGCCTTTACACAAGGATTAGTTTTCCATCAGGGTGTCTTGTATGAAAGCACTGGCGGCTACGGAAATTCTTACTTGCGTCGTGTTGATATTTCAAGTGGCAACGTCTTGCAAGAGTTTAAACTGTCCAACGCGTTCTTCGGTGAAGGCTTAGCGTTAGTAAATAATTCGTTGATTCAGTTGACTTGGCTTGAGCACACTGGGTTTGTCTATGATAAAGAAACGTTCAGTTTAGTCGGGAACTTTAGCTATAACACAGAGGGATGGGGATTAACCTACGACGGCACAAAACTAATCATGAGCGACGGGTCATCCACCCTCTATTTCATGGACCCCACCACTTACGCCATAACAGGACAAATCACCGTTAAAGACGGCAACAAACCAGTAAACTACCTAAACGAACTTGAATACGTAAACGGCGACGTATACGCCAACATTTTTCTGGAACAAAAAATCGCCATATTCAATCCCCAAACTGGGCAAGTAAAAAGCTGGATAGACCTATCAGGAATACACCAATCCAGCGACTTAAATTCTGTTTTAAACGGAATAGCATACGACCAACAAAACGACCGCCTCTACATAACGGGCAAAAACTGGCCTAACCTCTACCAAATAAAAATCGTTCAAAAATAA
- a CDS encoding OB-fold nucleic acid binding domain-containing protein, whose product MAVEGFFENKKEPVEAKVGDLTPQSKAVNVTAKVVSKTEIREIPMGRDGSPHKVSDALIGDETGVVYLTLWDDNIEKVNDGDTVRVENGYVTLFKGNIRLNIGKYGKLEPAQAPLAAEVNTENNVSSKTYEQERRPFRGGRGGGRGFGGGGYGGRDRRGGGGFGGGRDRGDRRGGGGYRPRY is encoded by the coding sequence TTGGCTGTAGAAGGTTTTTTCGAAAACAAAAAGGAACCAGTAGAAGCCAAAGTCGGCGACTTAACCCCACAATCTAAGGCTGTTAACGTCACGGCAAAGGTAGTATCCAAAACTGAAATACGTGAAATCCCAATGGGCAGAGACGGCTCACCCCACAAAGTCAGCGATGCACTCATCGGCGACGAAACAGGTGTAGTCTACCTAACATTATGGGATGACAACATCGAGAAGGTAAACGACGGAGACACCGTACGTGTTGAAAACGGATATGTAACCCTCTTCAAAGGCAACATACGCCTAAACATCGGCAAATACGGAAAACTTGAACCCGCACAAGCCCCGCTTGCAGCAGAAGTAAATACAGAAAACAACGTTTCAAGCAAAACCTACGAGCAAGAACGCAGACCATTCAGAGGCGGAAGAGGCGGCGGACGCGGATTCGGCGGTGGCGGCTACGGCGGTAGAGACCGACGTGGTGGCGGCGGCTTCGGTGGCGGTCGCGATAGAGGCGATCGTCGCGGTGGCGGCGGTTACAGGCCAAGATACTAA
- a CDS encoding NADP-dependent malic enzyme: protein MHRFYEGKMQVIPKCAIRSVDDFAIWYTPGVAAACRQIQADPDKSFELTNRWNYVAVVTDGTRVLGLGDIGPEGAMPVMEGKALLFKYLGGVDAFPICLRTKDPEEIVKICKALEPTFGGINLEDIEKPKCFHVLEKARAEMNIPVWHDDQQGTATVILAGLMNAFKLVGKKPKESLITLVGSGAANIRTAYVLMKWGVKPGNIILADTKGVIYKGRPDITEQEDPWKYDVTQKTNAEGRTGDIAAAFKGVDAVVAASKPGPGTIKKEWVKSMASDAIVFACANPIPEIWPWEAEEAGAKVVATGRSDFPNQVNNSMGFPAIFRGVLDVKAKTVTDDMCVAAATELANYAEERGMTERDILPHMDEWEVFPREAVACALKSIEQGVARIKPSRQELYERASAIIKNVRASTELLMKHGLIKQPPSEEELLK from the coding sequence ATGCACCGATTTTACGAGGGAAAAATGCAGGTTATCCCAAAATGTGCCATCCGAAGCGTGGATGACTTCGCAATATGGTACACCCCAGGGGTTGCAGCTGCATGCAGACAAATTCAAGCTGACCCCGACAAATCTTTTGAATTAACTAACCGATGGAACTATGTGGCAGTTGTCACAGACGGCACCCGCGTTTTAGGTTTAGGCGACATAGGCCCTGAGGGCGCCATGCCCGTCATGGAGGGCAAAGCGTTGCTGTTCAAGTACCTCGGAGGCGTCGATGCTTTCCCAATCTGCCTGCGAACCAAAGACCCTGAAGAAATTGTGAAAATCTGTAAGGCCCTTGAGCCTACCTTTGGTGGCATAAATTTAGAGGACATCGAAAAACCCAAATGCTTCCATGTGCTCGAAAAAGCGCGTGCCGAGATGAACATTCCTGTTTGGCATGACGACCAACAGGGCACCGCAACCGTCATCTTAGCAGGCTTAATGAACGCCTTCAAACTTGTCGGCAAGAAACCCAAAGAAAGCCTCATTACTCTTGTGGGTTCAGGAGCCGCCAACATACGCACTGCATACGTGCTCATGAAGTGGGGCGTAAAACCAGGCAACATAATACTCGCTGACACAAAAGGCGTCATCTACAAAGGCAGACCAGACATTACAGAACAAGAAGACCCTTGGAAATACGATGTAACCCAAAAAACCAACGCAGAAGGCAGAACAGGCGACATCGCAGCAGCTTTCAAAGGTGTTGACGCGGTTGTTGCGGCTTCAAAACCTGGTCCAGGCACGATAAAGAAGGAATGGGTGAAAAGCATGGCTTCTGATGCGATTGTGTTTGCGTGTGCTAACCCGATTCCTGAGATTTGGCCTTGGGAAGCTGAAGAAGCAGGCGCAAAAGTCGTAGCTACGGGTCGCAGCGACTTTCCAAACCAAGTTAACAACAGCATGGGGTTCCCAGCGATTTTCCGTGGAGTACTAGATGTAAAAGCAAAAACTGTCACTGATGACATGTGCGTTGCCGCGGCTACGGAGCTTGCTAATTACGCCGAAGAGCGCGGTATGACTGAGAGAGACATCTTGCCGCATATGGATGAGTGGGAAGTTTTCCCCAGAGAAGCAGTCGCCTGCGCACTCAAATCCATTGAGCAAGGTGTTGCACGAATCAAACCGAGCCGACAGGAACTCTACGAGCGTGCTTCAGCCATCATCAAGAACGTTAGAGCATCCACCGAGTTATTGATGAAGCATGGCTTGATTAAGCAGCCACCAAGCGAAGAGGAGCTTCTAAAATAA
- the rimI gene encoding ribosomal protein S18-alanine N-acetyltransferase — MEVKIETATNKLLDTLYKIETQCFEEEAFSKRQIAYLLTDYNTIALAAKVSSDVAGFIIAQIETDQTEYGHIITLNIAPNHRHKGIAVRLLKELEALFKQRGIPECRLEVREDNHAAIKLYHKMGYQTISKLERYYGKKHGLYLKKAL; from the coding sequence ATGGAAGTTAAAATCGAAACCGCGACAAACAAACTCCTCGACACACTCTACAAAATAGAGACACAGTGCTTTGAGGAGGAAGCGTTTTCTAAACGCCAGATAGCCTACTTGCTAACTGACTACAACACCATAGCATTAGCTGCCAAAGTAAGCTCTGATGTTGCAGGTTTCATAATCGCCCAAATAGAAACCGACCAAACAGAATACGGCCACATAATCACCCTAAACATTGCACCGAACCATCGCCACAAAGGCATCGCAGTCAGGCTGCTAAAAGAACTGGAAGCCCTCTTTAAGCAACGAGGAATACCTGAATGCAGGCTTGAAGTGCGAGAGGACAACCATGCCGCCATCAAACTCTACCATAAAATGGGCTATCAAACCATTTCTAAACTTGAACGCTACTACGGCAAAAAACATGGATTATACCTTAAAAAAGCGCTCTGA
- a CDS encoding flippase-like domain-containing protein, protein MDSTKPKLTWKTLLFPLIGLVAFFLYIYLFEVDILSIIETAKTTNLLIFAVAIGCGFLEIFFFAISWHSLTRHLNIKMTIKKAYLYLWYSIYVDILVPAESISGEVIRTYLLTRDKCGSFGKVVASLFTHRLLGMAMNVLILVLGVVLLSIEAQVSTAVLNVIIAVAVAIASLTIILAALSSSKNLTLKIVNWVSKIATKISMGKWTLLKLKTQATEISDNFHDAMVEFRQNKKPLLESLLYLGVTWFFSLCVPYLVFWSLGYPVSWSVILVTAAIVLAVKSIPVGIPFEVGLPEATMTTLYFSMGIPAELAATATILTRLITLWLRFFVGFSVQQYIELKPVIAHECLDGKN, encoded by the coding sequence ATGGATTCGACCAAACCGAAGTTAACTTGGAAGACACTGCTGTTTCCGCTAATTGGTTTAGTCGCGTTCTTTCTCTACATCTACCTCTTCGAAGTGGACATCTTATCAATCATAGAAACCGCTAAAACCACGAACTTGCTGATTTTCGCCGTAGCCATCGGATGCGGTTTTCTGGAAATTTTCTTCTTTGCAATCTCGTGGCACTCTCTAACTAGACATCTGAACATTAAAATGACCATAAAAAAAGCCTACCTCTACCTCTGGTACAGCATATACGTTGACATATTGGTACCTGCGGAATCAATAAGCGGTGAAGTGATCCGTACATACCTTCTTACCCGCGACAAATGTGGCTCGTTTGGAAAAGTCGTAGCTTCACTGTTTACCCATCGTCTCTTGGGGATGGCTATGAACGTGCTCATACTTGTTTTAGGTGTTGTTTTGTTGTCCATTGAAGCACAGGTTTCCACAGCAGTTTTAAACGTCATAATCGCAGTTGCAGTAGCAATTGCCTCCTTGACAATTATCTTGGCCGCCCTGTCGTCGAGCAAAAACCTAACCTTAAAAATCGTTAATTGGGTTTCAAAAATTGCCACGAAAATTTCTATGGGCAAATGGACACTGCTTAAACTAAAAACTCAAGCGACTGAAATCAGCGATAACTTCCATGATGCTATGGTTGAATTTCGCCAAAACAAAAAGCCCCTCTTAGAATCCCTGCTTTATCTTGGCGTAACCTGGTTTTTCAGTTTATGTGTTCCCTACCTTGTGTTTTGGTCACTTGGTTATCCTGTTTCTTGGAGCGTGATTTTGGTGACTGCCGCCATAGTTTTAGCCGTAAAATCAATCCCCGTGGGTATACCCTTTGAGGTGGGGCTCCCAGAAGCAACCATGACTACACTTTACTTTTCTATGGGCATACCCGCCGAACTTGCAGCCACCGCGACGATTTTGACGAGGCTAATTACGCTTTGGCTGCGATTTTTTGTCGGTTTCTCAGTTCAACAATACATCGAATTAAAGCCTGTGATTGCTCATGAGTGCTTAGACGGAAAAAACTAA
- a CDS encoding cohesin domain-containing protein, translating to MIPIKQVSVIVLMTLLISIVSVNVLQVESAQGVAVKAEASASQPKVGDILTVTLKLSNAQDIYGLDVTLDWNPSVLKAINVTPMLGVESHPQGVLHESSTYPIEVEDNTLTSGQYHLLATSTGSSTPSFSGSGIIATIQFNVTSIGDTGLSLAAELAKRPSGGQVSLVTPSTSVDSVTVVVPEFPAVALVAFLAIAAAGTVLAASKLRRNINSTPVRF from the coding sequence ATGATACCGATCAAGCAGGTTTCAGTAATCGTTTTGATGACTTTGTTAATAAGCATAGTTTCTGTTAACGTTTTGCAGGTTGAGTCAGCGCAGGGTGTAGCGGTAAAAGCCGAGGCCTCAGCTAGCCAACCAAAAGTAGGTGACATTCTAACGGTTACCCTAAAGCTCTCTAACGCCCAAGACATTTACGGTCTTGACGTTACCCTTGACTGGAACCCCTCAGTGCTAAAAGCCATAAACGTTACACCAATGCTCGGCGTAGAATCGCATCCTCAGGGGGTCCTCCATGAATCGTCCACCTACCCCATAGAAGTCGAAGATAACACCCTGACCAGTGGGCAGTACCATTTACTGGCAACTTCTACAGGTTCCTCCACTCCCTCGTTTAGCGGAAGCGGAATCATAGCAACAATCCAATTTAACGTGACAAGCATCGGCGACACCGGGTTATCCTTAGCGGCGGAACTTGCAAAACGTCCCTCAGGCGGGCAGGTCAGTTTGGTTACGCCCTCAACATCAGTAGACTCAGTAACCGTTGTTGTGCCTGAATTTCCCGCTGTAGCTTTGGTGGCGTTTCTGGCAATAGCTGCTGCAGGAACCGTATTAGCCGCGAGTAAACTACGCAGAAACATAAATTCAACCCCTGTCCGCTTCTAA
- a CDS encoding MarR family transcriptional regulator, translating to MRNHRLAACTVTITLLFTLLALQTVHCQNYFEYTVHIREDGSALWTIRQFSNSDDPVETWEGFQNKVFDLVESAQNLTLRTMSVDETSLQIDSTLSFNSKITVYSFIWEGFCVVQGSDLIFGDVFGVNNFFGKLFGDASMQVSYPEEYTVKSVYPPPLEGQGAGQVIRWPRTHDLAGEVNVVLTLGNGNVSFGGFTFGWSLIAVFVLVSASVSVAGVYLFKRRKGNSKPERIHPEKPSIESEDEKVLRLLRNSGGTMRQSEVTERLGFSKAKTSQLLSALESRGSLARYKKGRDKIVVLKDPVVEKK from the coding sequence ATGAGAAACCACCGCCTCGCAGCATGTACCGTAACCATCACCCTGCTTTTCACACTGCTTGCCCTGCAAACTGTTCATTGCCAAAACTACTTCGAATACACCGTGCACATACGTGAAGACGGTTCAGCTTTGTGGACTATAAGGCAGTTCTCAAACAGCGATGACCCCGTGGAAACGTGGGAGGGCTTTCAAAACAAGGTTTTTGACCTTGTCGAGTCAGCGCAAAACCTCACCCTTCGAACCATGAGCGTTGATGAGACGTCTTTACAGATAGACAGCACGCTCTCGTTTAATTCCAAAATTACCGTGTACTCATTTATCTGGGAAGGTTTCTGTGTAGTACAAGGCAGCGACTTGATTTTTGGTGACGTTTTTGGAGTTAACAACTTTTTTGGTAAACTTTTCGGCGATGCTTCAATGCAGGTAAGCTACCCAGAAGAGTATACCGTTAAATCTGTGTACCCGCCTCCGCTTGAGGGCCAAGGTGCAGGTCAGGTGATAAGGTGGCCAAGAACCCACGACTTAGCAGGCGAAGTAAATGTAGTTTTAACCTTGGGCAACGGTAACGTTTCTTTTGGGGGCTTTACTTTTGGGTGGAGTTTGATTGCGGTCTTTGTCTTAGTCTCGGCCAGCGTCTCGGTAGCAGGTGTTTACCTGTTTAAACGGCGAAAAGGCAACAGCAAACCCGAAAGAATCCATCCAGAAAAGCCATCAATCGAGTCAGAAGATGAAAAAGTTCTCAGGCTGCTTAGAAATTCTGGAGGTACCATGCGTCAATCTGAGGTTACTGAGCGTCTGGGTTTTTCGAAGGCAAAAACAAGCCAGTTGTTGTCGGCTTTGGAAAGCAGAGGGAGTCTGGCAAGGTATAAGAAGGGGCGAGATAAGATAGTGGTTCTTAAGGACCCTGTAGTGGAGAAAAAGTAA
- the glmM gene encoding phosphoglucosamine mutase: MAKLFGSSGVRGLANIDLTPLLACKVAAASAMHAKAKRAVVAKDTRVSGDMIEAALVAGLMSCGTEVLLLGRVPTPVCAYATKILGADVGFMLTASHNPPQYNGIKVFNNNALSYTDADQEAVEKIISQNQFAFADWRALGNTVTIDATQPYMDMVHKAVSLKKQWRVIVDPGCGAAFSLAPTMLKSLGCKVTALNAQPDGHFPARKSEPNAETLQDLSKTVKALGADIGIAFDGDADRVAFIDENGVFVNFDRSLAAYGAFALKRNGGGTVVTNVEASMCVETMAEKYGGKVTRTRVGDIYVSEAIERDGAVFGGEPCGAWVHPKQHLCPDGPLSAALFLSALEEVDKTVSEFVEEAPEYITMRENFVCKNEAKYSIVEKLGNILKEAFPGYTDFSTVDGVRLALKDGWLLVRASGTEPLIRLTVEGATHKAAKDITQKASALIEAQTR; encoded by the coding sequence TTGGCAAAGCTGTTCGGAAGTTCAGGCGTCAGAGGCTTAGCAAACATTGATTTAACACCCCTTTTAGCGTGTAAAGTTGCCGCTGCATCAGCGATGCATGCAAAAGCCAAACGAGCGGTAGTCGCCAAAGACACACGCGTTTCTGGGGACATGATTGAAGCCGCTTTAGTCGCTGGCTTAATGTCTTGCGGCACAGAAGTCCTGCTTTTAGGTCGGGTTCCAACCCCTGTTTGTGCCTACGCCACCAAAATTTTGGGGGCAGATGTTGGTTTCATGTTGACGGCTTCACATAACCCCCCGCAGTACAATGGCATAAAAGTCTTCAACAACAACGCATTGTCATACACAGACGCAGACCAAGAGGCAGTGGAAAAAATTATCTCACAAAACCAGTTTGCGTTTGCTGATTGGCGCGCTTTAGGCAACACAGTGACGATTGATGCCACCCAACCCTACATGGATATGGTGCACAAAGCAGTTTCACTCAAAAAACAGTGGCGCGTCATAGTTGACCCAGGATGTGGCGCCGCCTTCAGCTTGGCACCAACTATGCTTAAATCCTTAGGCTGCAAAGTCACTGCATTAAATGCCCAGCCAGACGGGCACTTTCCTGCAAGAAAATCTGAACCCAACGCGGAAACACTCCAAGACCTCTCCAAAACCGTTAAAGCGCTGGGAGCAGACATCGGTATCGCGTTTGACGGTGACGCAGACCGGGTGGCTTTCATAGATGAAAATGGCGTCTTTGTGAACTTTGACCGCTCGTTAGCCGCCTATGGCGCTTTTGCATTGAAGCGGAATGGAGGCGGAACCGTAGTGACTAACGTAGAGGCTTCGATGTGTGTAGAAACTATGGCTGAGAAATACGGCGGCAAAGTTACTCGCACACGTGTCGGTGACATTTACGTTTCCGAAGCCATCGAACGCGACGGTGCGGTTTTCGGCGGCGAACCCTGTGGCGCATGGGTGCATCCCAAGCAGCATCTTTGCCCCGACGGTCCACTTTCGGCGGCGCTGTTTCTTTCAGCGCTTGAAGAGGTGGACAAAACAGTGTCCGAATTCGTCGAGGAAGCACCCGAATACATCACTATGCGCGAGAATTTTGTTTGTAAAAACGAAGCAAAATACAGTATCGTTGAAAAACTTGGCAACATCCTAAAAGAAGCATTCCCAGGCTACACAGATTTCTCCACTGTAGACGGGGTGCGACTAGCGCTCAAAGATGGTTGGCTACTCGTCCGCGCTTCAGGAACCGAACCCCTTATCCGTCTAACAGTCGAGGGCGCAACCCACAAGGCGGCAAAAGATATAACCCAAAAAGCATCAGCACTAATAGAGGCACAGACACGATGA
- a CDS encoding sugar phosphate nucleotidyltransferase — protein sequence MKAVLLAAGAGERLQPLTSTRPKHLLKVGGKPILQFCLEAVKKAGITEAIVVTHYMGEAIQSYFGDGAELGLKITYVKQPKILGTGNAASVAEPYLDGDFVLVYGDLLFGQDAVKDVLSKFKKGKTAAVMGVVAVDRPENYGIIEQTPQKHVKRIIEKPAAEKAPSNLANAGVYAFSKEVFDKIRQTKASIRGEWELTDAITMLAEEGKTVVAAELSRQDWFDVGRPWDLLDANLWALKRMEHKVLGKVEEGAHLIGPVSVAESARIRSGAYIEGPAFIDEEADVGPNCYIRSGTSLGKKTRVGNGCEVKNSILMDGTHVGHLSYVGDSILGEKCNLGAGTIMANLRFDDAPVKMLVKGKVVDTGRRKLGAILGDNVKTGIKALFMPGVKVGANTWVGANFMVERDLPADSVVLLKQSGVVKPRK from the coding sequence ATGAAAGCGGTACTGCTAGCGGCAGGTGCAGGCGAAAGGCTCCAACCCCTGACTTCAACCCGCCCCAAACATCTTCTAAAGGTAGGTGGCAAACCGATTCTGCAATTCTGCCTAGAAGCAGTCAAAAAAGCAGGCATCACCGAAGCCATCGTAGTGACTCACTATATGGGTGAAGCAATACAGAGTTACTTCGGCGACGGCGCAGAACTAGGTCTAAAAATTACTTACGTTAAGCAACCCAAGATTTTGGGAACAGGAAACGCGGCGTCCGTAGCGGAGCCCTATTTGGATGGTGATTTTGTTTTGGTCTATGGGGATTTGCTCTTTGGACAAGACGCCGTGAAAGATGTGCTCTCAAAGTTTAAGAAGGGAAAAACCGCCGCAGTCATGGGCGTTGTAGCCGTTGATAGACCAGAAAATTACGGAATCATCGAGCAAACCCCGCAAAAACACGTGAAACGCATCATAGAGAAACCCGCAGCTGAAAAAGCGCCCTCAAACCTGGCAAACGCAGGAGTCTACGCGTTCTCCAAAGAAGTATTCGACAAAATCCGCCAAACCAAAGCTTCAATCCGCGGCGAATGGGAACTAACCGACGCCATAACCATGCTAGCAGAAGAAGGGAAAACAGTAGTAGCGGCCGAACTTTCAAGGCAAGACTGGTTTGATGTGGGTCGGCCCTGGGATTTACTGGACGCAAACCTCTGGGCACTTAAACGCATGGAACACAAGGTGCTGGGCAAAGTGGAGGAAGGCGCGCACCTCATCGGTCCTGTATCGGTGGCGGAGTCTGCGCGGATACGTTCAGGTGCATACATAGAAGGCCCAGCGTTTATCGATGAAGAAGCCGATGTTGGACCGAACTGCTACATCCGAAGCGGCACCAGTTTGGGCAAAAAAACCCGTGTGGGCAACGGTTGCGAAGTGAAAAACAGTATCCTAATGGACGGCACACACGTCGGGCACCTCAGCTACGTAGGCGATAGCATTTTAGGCGAGAAATGTAACCTCGGTGCAGGCACCATCATGGCAAACCTACGTTTCGACGATGCCCCCGTTAAAATGTTAGTTAAGGGTAAAGTGGTGGATACGGGCAGACGCAAACTCGGCGCCATCCTAGGCGACAATGTAAAGACAGGCATCAAAGCGCTCTTTATGCCCGGGGTAAAGGTTGGCGCAAACACGTGGGTTGGCGCGAACTTTATGGTGGAACGCGACCTGCCAGCGGACAGCGTTGTGTTGCTAAAGCAGAGCGGCGTAGTTAAGCCAAGAAAATAG